A genomic stretch from Paraburkholderia dioscoreae includes:
- a CDS encoding GNAT family N-acetyltransferase codes for MSVIQIRRVIRVDAAELIAANLASQDYHLPWVTSFTDQTGFDNWFARGLTGPNVSLVARDVATNRIVGVVNISEIVAGAFQSAYLGYYGMVNFARSGLMTEALRAAVGYAFSELGLHRLEANIQPGNTASIALVRRLGFRQEGLSPSYLRINGKWRDHERWALLADMAG; via the coding sequence ATGAGTGTCATTCAGATACGCCGCGTGATCCGCGTCGACGCCGCCGAGTTGATCGCCGCGAACTTGGCAAGTCAGGACTACCATTTGCCTTGGGTCACATCATTTACCGATCAAACGGGATTCGATAACTGGTTTGCGCGTGGACTCACCGGACCGAACGTCAGTCTCGTTGCGCGTGACGTAGCAACGAATAGAATCGTCGGCGTAGTAAATATTAGCGAGATAGTCGCAGGCGCTTTCCAGAGTGCATATCTCGGGTATTACGGGATGGTGAACTTCGCCCGGTCCGGGTTGATGACCGAGGCACTGCGGGCGGCTGTTGGCTATGCCTTCAGCGAACTTGGATTGCATCGGCTGGAGGCAAACATTCAACCAGGAAATACAGCATCGATTGCACTTGTGCGTCGGTTGGGTTTTAGACAGGAAGGCCTTTCGCCAAGCTATCTCCGCATAAATGGCAAATGGCGAGACCACGAGCGATGGGCGTTGCTGGCCGATATGGCGGGTTAA
- a CDS encoding sensor domain-containing diguanylate cyclase: MSDWPSKAREFVDGIAISVAIVGRDERGELVVTACNNHFLQMTGGERADNQAFPIPFDTLIPDHVRLEFREKLQQCFASEGAQELEQAYDFRKDTQSWRLSLKPIRHANGGANVVEILVTGFDIAPKMHLTHEREVNASRYRAVVDSAYDAIVAIDQQHNITLFNRAAENLFGYTSAEVLGRPIETLLPEKFRAHHSRHVRQFADSPLTSLRQSTAPRMDESNSVYGQHRDGSIIPVEIAISKIDVDGVTEFTAVVRDITDRARQMELLKKQAVTDALTGLPNRREFLEFVDKVLGTDDVLSVFILDIDFFKKINDSYGHDIGDEVLRVLAKVGMSITHESNLFARWGGEEFVAALPGADADLVRRFAEELRQRIEQQDFEHAWHLKPIPFTVSIGVVTRAEGERDVDALMKRADRALYRAKKLGRNRVEVG, translated from the coding sequence ATGTCCGATTGGCCCAGCAAAGCGCGCGAGTTCGTGGACGGCATTGCGATCAGCGTCGCCATCGTCGGGCGCGATGAGCGTGGCGAACTTGTCGTCACCGCTTGCAATAACCACTTCTTGCAAATGACGGGCGGAGAGCGTGCGGATAATCAGGCATTTCCCATCCCGTTCGATACGCTAATTCCGGACCACGTGCGGCTTGAGTTCCGCGAGAAACTCCAGCAGTGCTTTGCGTCCGAAGGAGCGCAGGAGTTGGAGCAGGCTTACGACTTCCGTAAAGACACTCAGTCGTGGCGCCTCTCGCTCAAACCGATCAGGCACGCGAACGGCGGCGCGAACGTGGTCGAAATTCTCGTGACGGGCTTCGACATTGCGCCGAAGATGCATCTGACGCACGAACGGGAAGTCAACGCGTCGCGTTATCGCGCGGTGGTCGACTCGGCTTACGACGCGATTGTCGCCATCGATCAGCAGCACAACATCACACTGTTCAATCGCGCGGCAGAGAATCTGTTCGGCTATACGTCGGCCGAAGTGCTGGGGCGGCCGATCGAAACCCTGTTGCCGGAAAAGTTTCGCGCACATCATTCTCGGCACGTGCGGCAGTTCGCGGACTCACCGCTGACGAGCCTGCGGCAGTCGACGGCGCCGCGCATGGACGAGAGCAACAGTGTGTATGGGCAGCATCGCGACGGTTCGATCATTCCGGTTGAAATCGCGATTTCTAAAATCGACGTGGACGGTGTGACCGAGTTCACGGCGGTTGTCCGCGACATTACCGATCGCGCCCGGCAGATGGAGTTGCTGAAGAAGCAGGCCGTGACCGACGCGCTGACAGGCCTGCCGAATCGCCGCGAGTTTCTGGAATTCGTCGATAAAGTACTCGGCACCGACGATGTTCTGTCCGTGTTCATTCTGGACATTGATTTCTTCAAGAAGATCAACGACAGCTATGGCCATGATATCGGCGACGAGGTTCTGCGTGTGCTCGCAAAGGTCGGTATGTCGATTACGCACGAATCCAATCTGTTCGCCCGCTGGGGAGGCGAGGAGTTTGTCGCGGCACTGCCCGGCGCAGATGCCGATCTTGTGCGTAGGTTCGCGGAGGAACTGCGCCAGCGTATTGAACAGCAGGATTTCGAGCATGCGTGGCATCTGAAGCCGATTCCGTTTACCGTTAGCATCGGCGTGGTCACGCGCGCGGAAGGCGAGCGCGACGTAGATGCGTTGATGAAACGCGCGGATAGGGCGCTCTACAGGGCGAAGAAGTTGGGCCGTAATCGTGTTGAGGTGGGATAG
- a CDS encoding GNAT family N-acetyltransferase, with protein sequence MTDSISYRRATIDDILKICELGQILNAIHHLARPDIYADATTVMARDKPHWLSSLQEEDRATFLAELGSKAIGFITVQVVQPISPLLQPMAVGRIGSVAVSEQLRGCGIGSTLMKLAEEWARKRGATDVRLAVWAFNEQAVDLYGELGYEIRAFEMGKRIQAAADMAADGQDEASRA encoded by the coding sequence ATGACCGACTCGATAAGCTATCGCCGCGCAACTATCGACGACATTTTAAAAATTTGCGAGCTGGGTCAAATCTTGAACGCGATTCACCACTTGGCACGCCCCGATATCTATGCCGATGCCACAACTGTGATGGCTCGGGACAAACCGCACTGGCTCTCCAGCCTTCAGGAAGAAGATCGAGCTACGTTTCTTGCCGAGCTTGGTAGCAAGGCGATCGGCTTTATCACCGTTCAGGTGGTGCAGCCGATAAGCCCGTTATTGCAGCCGATGGCCGTTGGCCGCATCGGCTCGGTCGCTGTTTCCGAACAACTGCGGGGATGCGGAATCGGCAGCACACTAATGAAACTCGCAGAAGAGTGGGCGCGGAAACGCGGTGCCACCGACGTCAGGCTGGCCGTTTGGGCCTTTAACGAACAGGCGGTCGATTTGTACGGGGAGCTTGGCTACGAAATTCGTGCATTCGAGATGGGAAAGCGAATTCAGGCTGCTGCGGATATGGCCGCCGATGGACAGGATGAGGCATCCCGTGCATGA
- a CDS encoding electron transfer flavoprotein subunit alpha/FixB family protein, producing the protein MTNLVIAEHDNASIKAATLNTIAAAQKIGGDIHVLVAGHNAQAAADAAAKIAGVTKVLLADAPQLEAGLAENVEATVLNIAKDYTHILAPATAYGKNIAPRIAAKLDVAQISDITAVDSADTFERPIYAGNAIATVQSQDPIKVITVRSTGFDAVAAEGGSASVEKIEAAADSGISQFVSREVTKLDRPELTSAKIIVSGGRGLGNGENYTKVLEPLADKLNAALGASRAAVDAGFVPNDYQVGQTGKIVAPQLYVAIGISGAIQHLAGMKDSKVIVAINKDAEAPIFSVADYGLVGDLFAQVPELVRELN; encoded by the coding sequence ATGACGAATCTGGTAATAGCAGAACACGACAACGCGTCGATCAAGGCCGCGACGCTGAATACGATCGCAGCGGCACAGAAGATTGGCGGTGACATTCACGTGCTGGTGGCCGGTCACAACGCACAAGCCGCAGCAGATGCCGCAGCGAAGATTGCCGGCGTGACCAAAGTGCTGCTGGCCGACGCGCCGCAACTCGAAGCGGGCCTCGCGGAAAACGTCGAAGCGACAGTGCTGAACATCGCAAAGGACTACACGCACATCCTCGCCCCGGCGACGGCGTACGGCAAGAACATCGCCCCGCGCATCGCCGCGAAGCTCGATGTTGCGCAGATCAGCGATATCACGGCGGTGGATAGCGCCGATACGTTTGAACGCCCGATCTACGCGGGCAATGCGATCGCAACGGTGCAATCTCAAGACCCGATCAAGGTCATCACGGTGCGCTCCACCGGCTTCGACGCAGTCGCGGCCGAAGGCGGCAGCGCATCGGTGGAGAAAATCGAAGCGGCAGCGGACAGCGGTATCTCGCAGTTCGTCAGCCGTGAAGTGACGAAGCTGGATCGTCCGGAACTGACGTCGGCGAAGATCATCGTCTCGGGTGGCCGCGGTCTGGGCAACGGCGAGAACTACACGAAGGTTCTCGAACCGCTGGCCGACAAGCTGAACGCGGCGCTGGGCGCATCGCGTGCCGCCGTCGATGCGGGCTTCGTGCCGAACGACTATCAGGTGGGACAAACCGGCAAGATCGTCGCACCGCAACTGTATGTGGCGATCGGCATCTCGGGTGCGATCCAGCATCTGGCCGGCATGAAAGACAGCAAAGTGATCGTCGCAATCAACAAGGACGCGGAAGCGCCGATTTTCAGCGTCGCCGATTATGGTCTGGTGGGCGATCTGTTTGCGCAGGTTCCTGAACTGGTACGCGAGTTGAACTGA
- a CDS encoding GGDEF domain-containing protein produces MILDIRTLYVVTAVACLVLGALQLVAYGTQRFERWPAWWGLSNVLLGLGTLGVALRGMAPDFVTVQLANVVTVAAFLLLLVSVRAFAQRPPLPWWLIVCIAASQVLLFTFWSAPGDFRERIAFESVLFALFDAAIVVEGVRLARRHRLKSAWLLAGCFGATALLFSVRAAMATRGAIGGTTLFSSPTPIYQWMAATGEVFITLRGFTLLLMAAERSHQLLFDHAQRDPLTGALNRGGLRLSYERVAAARGMARHDDTMLGLVSLIVIDLDHFKAINDTHGHTMGDDVLRLFATTARDDLRTGDTLARYGGDEFVAMLPHTGGDEALALAERIRVAFANATGALVALAVQPTLSVGIATGSLADDTLDTILQRADEALYRSKREGRNRVRVAALCNGDSGDDEMLAD; encoded by the coding sequence GTGATTCTCGATATCCGGACACTTTACGTTGTCACTGCAGTCGCCTGTCTCGTACTCGGCGCGCTGCAGCTGGTCGCCTACGGTACACAACGGTTTGAGCGCTGGCCGGCATGGTGGGGCCTCAGCAATGTGCTGCTGGGATTGGGAACGCTCGGCGTCGCGCTGCGCGGCATGGCGCCTGATTTCGTGACCGTGCAATTGGCGAACGTGGTGACGGTAGCCGCGTTTCTGTTGCTGCTCGTGTCCGTGCGTGCCTTCGCGCAGCGACCGCCACTGCCCTGGTGGCTGATAGTGTGCATTGCTGCGTCGCAGGTGCTGCTCTTCACGTTCTGGTCCGCGCCGGGCGACTTCCGCGAGCGTATCGCATTCGAATCCGTGCTCTTCGCGCTATTCGACGCGGCGATCGTCGTCGAAGGAGTGCGGCTGGCACGGCGGCATCGGCTCAAGTCCGCGTGGCTGCTCGCCGGATGCTTCGGTGCGACCGCCTTGCTGTTTTCGGTGCGTGCAGCGATGGCCACACGGGGTGCGATCGGCGGCACGACCCTGTTTTCTTCCCCCACGCCGATCTACCAGTGGATGGCTGCGACTGGCGAGGTGTTCATCACGCTGCGCGGCTTCACGTTGCTGCTGATGGCCGCCGAACGCAGCCACCAGTTGCTGTTCGACCATGCGCAGCGCGATCCCTTGACGGGTGCGTTGAATCGCGGCGGCCTGCGCCTGTCGTATGAGCGGGTGGCAGCCGCTCGCGGCATGGCGCGACACGACGACACGATGTTGGGCCTCGTGTCGCTCATCGTGATCGATCTCGACCACTTCAAGGCAATCAACGACACACATGGCCATACGATGGGCGACGATGTGCTGCGGCTATTCGCGACCACCGCGCGCGACGACCTGCGCACCGGCGACACGCTTGCGCGCTATGGCGGCGACGAATTCGTCGCGATGCTGCCGCACACCGGCGGCGACGAAGCCCTTGCGCTCGCCGAACGGATCCGCGTCGCGTTCGCGAATGCGACTGGCGCGCTCGTTGCGCTTGCGGTCCAGCCGACACTGAGCGTCGGCATCGCTACCGGCAGCCTCGCCGACGACACGCTCGACACAATCCTGCAACGCGCCGATGAGGCGCTCTACCGCTCGAAGCGCGAAGGCCGTAACCGTGTGCGCGTCGCGGCACTCTGTAACGGAGATAGTGGGGATGACGAAATGCTGGCGGATTGA
- a CDS encoding LysR family transcriptional regulator gives MPIDIRALRYFVETVQLGSFTQAAAAVFVTQSTISKMVRQLEDEVGQPLLIRDGRQVQLTDVGRVVYERGLQALSVIRELQTEVADVAQLGRGQLTVGMPPMGNLFFPAAVRAFQQRYPKLELRLAEHGGQLLEQKVIAGELEVGATVLLPGSSQEQLATRVIARCTIWAVGPREVPWAGRRTVKLAALKDQPLILLDDGFALTRRLHAAFQEAGIEPHVVARSGHWDFLAAMAAAGLGTTFLPEPFLARLDVGNLAIARVTEPALDWTLTHIWSPDRYMSHAARAWLAICDEVLGKQARVGAP, from the coding sequence ATGCCGATCGATATCCGCGCATTGCGCTACTTTGTGGAAACCGTCCAGCTGGGCAGCTTCACCCAGGCGGCGGCCGCTGTCTTTGTCACCCAGTCGACAATCAGCAAGATGGTGCGGCAGCTCGAAGACGAAGTCGGTCAACCGCTTCTGATCCGAGACGGCAGGCAGGTGCAGCTCACCGATGTGGGGCGTGTGGTCTACGAGCGCGGCTTGCAGGCACTCTCCGTGATTCGCGAACTGCAAACAGAGGTCGCCGACGTTGCGCAGCTCGGTCGCGGCCAGCTCACCGTGGGCATGCCGCCAATGGGCAACCTGTTCTTCCCGGCCGCCGTCAGGGCCTTTCAGCAACGCTACCCGAAGCTCGAACTGCGGCTCGCCGAACACGGCGGGCAGTTGCTCGAACAGAAAGTGATCGCGGGTGAACTGGAAGTAGGCGCAACCGTGCTATTGCCGGGAAGCAGCCAGGAGCAGCTCGCGACCCGCGTGATTGCGCGCTGCACGATCTGGGCCGTGGGACCGCGCGAGGTGCCGTGGGCGGGACGCCGCACCGTGAAGCTCGCCGCGCTGAAGGATCAGCCGCTGATCCTGCTGGACGACGGATTTGCGTTGACCCGGCGCCTTCACGCGGCATTTCAGGAGGCCGGCATCGAGCCGCACGTGGTGGCCAGAAGCGGACACTGGGACTTTCTTGCGGCGATGGCGGCAGCGGGGCTCGGCACCACCTTCCTGCCCGAACCGTTTCTGGCGCGCCTCGACGTCGGCAATCTCGCGATCGCGCGGGTAACGGAGCCCGCGCTCGACTGGACGCTCACGCACATCTGGTCCCCGGATCGCTACATGTCACACGCCGCGCGTGCGTGGCTCGCCATATGCGACGAAGTGTTGGGCAAACAGGCGCGCGTCGGCGCGCCTTAG
- a CDS encoding succinate CoA transferase, whose protein sequence is MFEERIRLSQLRDRIVTAEEAASLIHDGMTVGMSGFGAAGDCKAVPLALAARAREQSLRITLMTGASVGYEVDGVLADAGAISRRMPFQSDKSLRNQINAGEAMFMDLHLSEMAEQLRDGFLGPVDVAVIEAVAVGEAGIVPTMSVGNSAVFAALAKQVIVEINLDMPLELEGLHDVYLPLSRPAREPIPLTNAAQRIGLPYIPLDPRKIAAIVVTRKGDSPNKVLPPDADTTQIAGHLSSFFSHEVRAGRLGSSLQPLQAGVGSIANAVLHGLVDSGFSGLRMYSEVLQDGAIELLDAGCVDFACASAIMLSSEYQTRFFEGLARYRSRVLLRPQEISNHPEVIRRLGVIAVNTALECDIYGNVNSTHVGGTHMMNGIGGSGDFARNAYLSVFVTKSLAKNGDISSIVPMVSHVDHIGQDVDVIVTEHGLADLRGLAPRERAQQIIMHCADPLYRDALRDYVVKAGARGGQTPHLIEEALAWHAHYRERHSMRDIQTSPPASPRIPEPA, encoded by the coding sequence GTGTTTGAGGAGCGGATTCGCCTGTCGCAGCTTCGCGACAGGATTGTGACGGCAGAGGAGGCCGCATCGCTGATTCACGACGGCATGACCGTCGGCATGAGCGGCTTTGGTGCCGCCGGCGACTGCAAGGCAGTCCCTCTCGCGCTGGCTGCGCGCGCCCGCGAGCAGTCGTTACGGATCACGCTGATGACAGGCGCATCGGTGGGATACGAGGTCGACGGGGTGCTCGCCGATGCGGGTGCAATTTCCCGGCGCATGCCTTTTCAGTCGGACAAATCCCTGCGCAACCAGATCAACGCCGGCGAGGCGATGTTCATGGACCTCCACCTGTCGGAGATGGCGGAGCAACTGCGAGACGGATTCCTCGGACCCGTCGACGTCGCCGTGATCGAAGCCGTGGCGGTTGGCGAGGCCGGTATCGTGCCGACCATGTCGGTCGGCAATTCGGCGGTGTTCGCCGCGCTCGCGAAGCAGGTTATCGTCGAGATCAACCTGGATATGCCGCTCGAGCTCGAAGGGCTGCACGACGTCTATCTGCCGCTGTCACGTCCCGCCCGGGAGCCTATCCCGCTCACGAACGCGGCGCAAAGAATCGGCCTTCCGTATATTCCTCTGGACCCCAGAAAGATTGCTGCGATCGTCGTCACGCGCAAGGGCGACAGCCCCAACAAGGTTCTGCCGCCGGATGCCGACACCACGCAGATTGCCGGGCATCTGAGCAGCTTTTTCTCGCACGAGGTTCGCGCGGGTCGGCTGGGTTCCTCGTTGCAGCCGCTTCAGGCCGGCGTCGGCTCGATCGCGAACGCGGTATTGCATGGGCTCGTCGATTCAGGTTTTAGCGGCCTGCGCATGTATTCAGAGGTGCTTCAGGACGGAGCAATCGAGTTGCTCGACGCCGGGTGTGTCGACTTCGCGTGTGCGTCTGCGATCATGCTGTCGAGTGAATATCAGACACGCTTTTTCGAGGGGCTGGCGCGCTACCGGTCACGCGTCCTGCTGCGGCCGCAGGAGATCAGCAATCATCCGGAAGTCATTCGCCGGCTGGGCGTCATTGCGGTGAACACCGCGCTCGAATGCGATATCTATGGCAACGTGAACTCGACGCATGTTGGCGGCACGCACATGATGAACGGCATTGGGGGCTCCGGCGACTTTGCACGCAATGCGTACCTCTCTGTGTTCGTGACGAAATCGCTGGCGAAGAATGGCGATATTTCGAGCATCGTGCCGATGGTGTCGCACGTCGACCATATCGGACAGGATGTCGACGTGATCGTCACCGAGCACGGCTTGGCCGACTTGCGCGGACTGGCGCCGCGCGAACGCGCGCAGCAGATCATCATGCATTGCGCGGACCCGCTGTACCGCGACGCGCTGCGCGATTACGTGGTAAAGGCGGGTGCGCGCGGCGGACAGACGCCCCATCTGATCGAAGAAGCACTCGCGTGGCACGCGCATTATCGTGAGCGCCACAGCATGCGAGATATTCAGACGTCGCCTCCGGCTTCGCCGCGCATCCCCGAGCCTGCCTGA
- a CDS encoding ABC-F family ATP-binding cassette domain-containing protein, which translates to MISIRNVTLRRGVNVVLDRASVTFTPGEKIGLVGRNGAGKSSFFGLLNGTLHEDGGEFSIPAAWKMGQVAQEMPETEQSATDFVIEGDTVLLAAQAEVAAAEASDDGMRMAHAYMALHDAGAHDAPARAQALILGLGFSAAQLSQPVNSFSGGWRMRLQLARALMCPSDLLLLDEPTNHLDLDALVWLEAWLKRYQGTLVVISHDREFLDAVTQVTVHVDNAKLVRYGGNYSKFEEMRAEQLVLQQAAMARQADKIAHLQKFIDRFKAKASKAKQAQSRVKALERMEKIAPVLADAEFTFEFKEPLNVPNPLLSMLDASFGYPAPTDAPPGTPPTVIVRGINRSVLAGQRIGILGANGQGKSTLVKTVAHELAPITGEISEGKGLNIGYFAQQELDVLRPLDTPLEHMIRLARDTPAHMRAPGQSGTEQSLRTFLGTFSFSGDMVHQAVGTMSGGEKARLVLCMIVWQRPNLLLLDEPTNHLDLATREALGMALNEFEGTVLLVSHDRSLLRAVCDEFWLVTKGGVEPFDGDLDDYQEFLRDEARRMREQAAGEQKVIA; encoded by the coding sequence ATGATTTCCATCCGTAATGTCACGCTGCGCCGTGGCGTCAATGTCGTACTCGACCGCGCCTCCGTCACCTTCACCCCCGGCGAAAAGATTGGCCTCGTCGGCCGCAATGGCGCCGGCAAATCGTCCTTCTTCGGCCTTCTCAACGGCACGCTGCACGAAGACGGCGGCGAGTTCTCGATTCCCGCTGCATGGAAGATGGGCCAGGTCGCGCAGGAGATGCCGGAGACCGAGCAGAGTGCGACCGACTTCGTCATCGAGGGTGACACCGTACTGCTGGCCGCGCAGGCGGAAGTAGCCGCCGCTGAGGCCAGCGACGACGGCATGCGCATGGCGCACGCCTACATGGCCCTGCATGACGCCGGTGCGCATGATGCCCCCGCGCGTGCCCAGGCGCTGATCCTGGGCCTTGGCTTCAGTGCAGCGCAGCTTAGCCAGCCGGTCAACAGTTTCTCCGGCGGCTGGCGCATGCGACTGCAGCTGGCGCGCGCGCTCATGTGCCCATCCGACTTGCTGTTGCTCGACGAGCCGACCAATCACCTCGACCTCGACGCGCTGGTCTGGCTGGAAGCGTGGCTTAAGCGCTATCAAGGAACCTTGGTAGTGATCAGCCACGACCGCGAATTTCTCGACGCGGTAACGCAGGTGACGGTACACGTCGACAACGCCAAACTCGTGCGTTACGGCGGCAACTACAGCAAGTTCGAAGAGATGCGCGCTGAGCAACTGGTGTTGCAACAAGCCGCGATGGCAAGGCAAGCGGACAAGATCGCCCACCTGCAGAAATTCATCGACCGTTTCAAGGCCAAGGCCTCGAAGGCGAAGCAGGCGCAGAGCCGGGTCAAGGCGCTCGAACGCATGGAGAAGATCGCACCAGTGCTTGCCGACGCGGAGTTCACCTTCGAGTTCAAGGAGCCGCTCAATGTCCCGAACCCGCTGTTGTCGATGCTGGACGCGAGCTTCGGCTACCCGGCGCCGACCGACGCGCCGCCGGGCACGCCGCCGACGGTCATCGTGCGGGGCATCAACCGGTCCGTGCTGGCCGGGCAGCGCATCGGCATTCTCGGTGCCAACGGCCAGGGCAAGTCCACTTTGGTGAAAACAGTGGCGCACGAGCTGGCGCCGATTACCGGCGAAATCAGCGAAGGCAAAGGCCTGAACATCGGCTACTTCGCGCAGCAGGAACTCGACGTGCTGCGTCCTCTCGACACGCCGCTGGAACACATGATCCGCCTTGCCAGGGACACGCCGGCGCACATGCGTGCGCCCGGCCAGAGTGGCACCGAACAATCGCTTCGCACCTTCCTCGGCACCTTCAGTTTCAGCGGCGACATGGTCCATCAGGCAGTCGGCACGATGAGCGGCGGCGAAAAGGCGCGGCTCGTGTTGTGCATGATCGTGTGGCAGCGCCCCAACCTCCTGCTGCTCGACGAGCCGACCAACCACCTCGACCTGGCCACTCGCGAAGCGCTAGGCATGGCACTCAATGAATTCGAGGGCACAGTGCTGCTGGTCAGTCACGACCGGTCCCTCCTGCGCGCGGTATGTGACGAGTTCTGGCTCGTCACCAAGGGTGGCGTCGAGCCCTTCGACGGCGATCTGGACGATTACCAGGAGTTCCTGCGCGACGAAGCCCGTCGCATGCGCGAGCAGGCTGCGGGGGAGCAGAAGGTCATCGCCTGA
- a CDS encoding quinone oxidoreductase family protein, giving the protein MQWRIDLKAIRIVNYGGPEVLLRQDFPIPAPGPADVLIKVAFAGINFMDVHTRQGKYAKSTTYPVRLPVTLGMEGAGEVVAVGREVTSFVPDDRVAWCIAWGSYAEFAVVPAARVARIPDAVGFDLAAAAIFQGSTAHYLCHDVGQLASERTCLIHAASGSIGQLLVQMGKRAGATIFATASSEQKAEVVRRLGADHVVLYDNGRFADAVREATGGKGVDVVFDPVGKVTLRDSFRATRTRGLVVNYGSVSGSLNDLDPIELGESGSLYLTRPRLADHLADAQSVQRRADDVFTALLDGSLSVSIQGSYSLDNVEDAHAALEERRQIGKAVLDLGKPLKKDYVLPSDSA; this is encoded by the coding sequence ATGCAATGGAGAATTGATTTGAAAGCGATACGCATCGTTAACTATGGCGGCCCGGAAGTCCTGTTGCGGCAGGACTTCCCCATTCCTGCGCCCGGTCCCGCTGATGTGCTGATCAAGGTGGCCTTCGCCGGCATCAACTTCATGGATGTTCACACACGCCAGGGCAAGTACGCGAAGTCCACGACCTATCCGGTACGTTTGCCGGTCACGCTTGGCATGGAAGGAGCAGGTGAAGTCGTAGCGGTCGGTCGGGAGGTGACGTCGTTCGTGCCGGACGATCGGGTCGCGTGGTGTATTGCATGGGGCAGTTATGCCGAGTTCGCGGTCGTGCCGGCGGCCCGCGTCGCGAGAATCCCGGATGCAGTCGGCTTCGATCTCGCAGCCGCCGCGATCTTCCAGGGATCGACGGCGCACTACCTCTGCCACGACGTCGGTCAACTTGCGTCGGAACGCACCTGCCTGATTCACGCGGCGTCCGGCAGCATTGGCCAGTTGCTCGTCCAGATGGGCAAGCGCGCGGGAGCGACGATTTTCGCCACGGCGAGTTCGGAGCAGAAAGCCGAGGTCGTGCGTCGGCTTGGCGCTGACCATGTGGTGCTCTACGACAACGGGCGCTTTGCCGATGCCGTACGTGAAGCAACCGGCGGAAAGGGCGTTGACGTGGTCTTCGATCCGGTGGGAAAGGTGACGCTACGCGACAGTTTTCGGGCGACGCGAACGCGTGGGCTCGTCGTGAACTACGGGTCTGTGTCCGGTTCGCTGAACGACCTCGATCCGATCGAACTAGGCGAATCCGGTTCGCTGTATCTGACGCGGCCGCGGCTGGCGGATCATCTTGCCGATGCGCAATCCGTCCAGCGCCGTGCCGACGATGTGTTCACGGCTCTGCTCGACGGCTCGCTATCGGTTTCGATCCAAGGTTCTTACTCGCTCGATAACGTCGAAGACGCGCACGCGGCCCTCGAGGAGCGGCGTCAGATCGGAAAGGCCGTGCTCGATCTGGGGAAGCCGTTAAAGAAGGACTATGTGTTGCCTTCAGACAGCGCATAG
- a CDS encoding electron transfer flavoprotein subunit beta/FixA family protein — protein sequence MKILVPVKRVVDYNVKVRVKSDGTGVDIANVKMSMNPFDEIAVEEAVRLKEAGVATEVIAVSAGVTQSQETLRTALAIGADRAILVESSEELQPLAVAKLLKALVDREEPSLVILGKQAIDDDSNQTGQMLAALAGLPQATFASKVVVADGKATVSREVDGGAETLSLTLPAVITTDLRLNEPRYVTLPNIMKAKKKPLETIRPEDLGVDVTPRLKTLKVVEPPRRSAGVKVPDVKTLVEKLKTEAKVL from the coding sequence GTGAAAATTCTTGTGCCAGTCAAAAGAGTAGTCGATTACAACGTGAAAGTCCGGGTGAAGTCGGACGGCACGGGCGTCGACATCGCGAACGTGAAGATGTCGATGAATCCGTTCGATGAAATCGCGGTTGAAGAAGCGGTGCGGTTGAAGGAAGCGGGTGTGGCGACCGAAGTGATCGCCGTGTCGGCGGGCGTCACGCAGTCGCAGGAAACGCTGCGCACGGCGCTGGCGATCGGCGCGGATCGCGCGATCCTGGTCGAGTCTTCCGAAGAACTGCAACCGCTGGCCGTGGCCAAACTGCTGAAGGCGCTGGTGGACAGGGAAGAGCCTTCGCTGGTCATTCTCGGCAAGCAGGCTATCGACGACGATTCGAACCAGACCGGTCAGATGCTGGCTGCTTTGGCCGGGTTGCCGCAGGCGACGTTCGCCTCGAAGGTTGTCGTGGCTGACGGCAAGGCGACGGTTTCGCGTGAAGTGGACGGCGGCGCTGAAACGCTGTCGCTGACGCTGCCCGCAGTGATCACGACCGACCTGCGCCTGAACGAGCCGCGCTACGTGACGCTGCCGAACATCATGAAGGCGAAGAAAAAGCCGCTGGAAACGATCAGGCCGGAAGATCTCGGCGTTGACGTCACGCCGCGCCTGAAGACGCTGAAGGTTGTCGAGCCGCCCAGGCGCTCCGCTGGTGTGAAGGTGCCGGATGTGAAGACGCTGGTCGAGAAGCTGAAGACCGAAGCCAAGGTGCTTTAA